The following is a genomic window from Atribacteraceae bacterium.
AGATCATCGAAGAGGTGGAAAACTCCCGGTTTCACCTGCTCGAATCCCTCGCCGCCCGGGTGCACTCCATCGTGGCCGGCATGCCTGGTTTCCTGAGGGCGAATGTTCGGGTCGATAAGCCCGGGGCGCTTCGCTACGCAGATTCGGTTGCCGTGGAAATCTCCGATGGCTAAACAGCTCAATATCGCCATTGTCGATGTGGGATCGAACATCCAGCCGGAGAAACATCTAAAACTGGCTAAAGCGCTGATTGCCCGGCATCACCGGTTACTGGGCAAGTCGTCGGTAGTCCGAACTGCCCCGCTTGGTGATCCCAATCAGTCGGACTATCTCAACTGTGCCTGGAAAATCGCGACCGTCCTTGACCGGGAATCGTTCAAGGCCTTTCTGAAGGCAACGGAAGAACAACTGGGCCGGGAGAAGTCCTCCCCCCCGCATGCTCCCCGGACCATCGACCTGGACCTTATTGTCTGGAACAACCAAGTCGTACACCGGAATTTCTTGGAGCGGGATTTTGTCCGGCGCTATACCCTGGAGATCGCCCCGGAACTCGCCGATTCGTTACCGGCCCATCCAATACCCCGTTCTTGATGCCTCAGCAAATATCTCCCGGAGATAAACTTTCAGTACCCAAGAAGCCTTCGGTTGGCTGCCAGGTCCATCTCACCGATCCTGATCCGGTCCTGGACCAACTGCTGATAGTCGAGGGTAACAGAAGCGATGTTCTCTGTATTCCCTCCGGTCAAGAGATCGGCAATTTCCGGGGACTGATTCCAAAGTGCGTTCTGCTTGCCTGACAATTCCCGATCGTAGAACAGATCCAGCGCCTTTCTCTCCGCTAACCGGTAGGCCTCCACCGCCAGCTCGACATAATACCGGCGAAGGCTGATTGCATTCTCCGTCCCAGGCGCCGCATCGGTTCGTAACAGGTGGTTGTCGTATTCAATATATCCAGGCCAATCGAGCTTATACAAAACATATAAAATACTGATAAACTCTTTGACTCCGTCCATGCCCGTCAGGGGTGGATTGTCGTTGTCAAACTGGTTGGGTTTTTGATTTCCGACGTGAATGAAAAAGAGCTTACCCAGGGAGGCGACAAAGGCGGTTGCCGCTACGGCGGACAAGCCGGCCATTTGGTCGTGCTGAAGAACCTCGGGATTACATCCCCAGAAATCCGGTTCTTCGAGCGTGGAAATCAGGGCCAGCGCATGACCGGCGGTGGGAAGAAACATTTCCCCCCGCGGCTCGTTGGGCTTATATTCAATGGTACCGCCTCGGTACCCGAGGTTTTTTTCCACGGCATAACGCCGGGCGAAATTGAGGCCTTCCCGGATATACTGGTACGTCCGGTCCCAGGGGACGGCAAACTGCGATTCGAAGCCATCCCGGGCGACCCAATAGGTAAAGTATTCCGCCCCGAGAGTGTGTCCGATTCGCAACGCGCGCATGACCTTGCGGGCAGCCAGAAGCCGGATCCGGGGATCAGGGTTGGCCAACCCCCCATTACGAAACACTGGATCGGCATGTAAATTGCTACTGATCATTTTAAAACGGATTCCAGCCGAGTCCAGCTTGTCACGGATCGTCTTGATGGTGTGAGAGGTTTCGCTTGAAGGATCGAGGTCATCGTCCGGTTCATGCGGGTTCCAGGAGACCAAGTCACAGTCATGAGCAGCGGTATAATCGATAAGGGCCTCTTTTTTCGCTGCGCAGAGAATATCGGTTACCCCCAGGGAACCGATCCGGTCAAGCACTCCCGGACCAAAGGGGTCCCCGATCGGGTTCCCCAGGCACCAGTAGGGCATGGAGATTTTCCTTTTTTCAACTATATTTTCCTCCCATTACTGCGGATTTCCTCTTCCTTCGCCATTGTGACTCGACCTTGTCCCGCCGACATAGCGACTTAACGGAGCAAGCCCAGGCGGGTTAACGGCCAAAAAGTAAAAAACCCTCGGCCCAGAATGGTGTTCCGGGGAACGAAACCCCAAATCCGGCTATCCAGACTGTTAATGCTGTTGTCTCCCAGAACGTAATAAGTGCCTTCCGGTACGATGACTTCTCTCGACCCATAATAACCAACGGCGAGATAAACCCTTTCGGAAAACTCTTCGTTCAATGGCTGGTCATTAATCAATATCTGGCCGTTTTCAATGCGGACCCGTTCGCCAGGGAGGCCAACCACCCTTTTGACCAGCCGCTCCCTCGCCCTCCCCTGGCTGCGCTCGGCTGGTTCCCGAAAGACGATAATATCACCACGCTGCGGATCGGTGAAGCGATACCAGAATTTGGCCGCTAAAATTCTCTGCCCCGGGATAATCGTTGGTTCCATCGACGAGGTCGGGATAAAAAAACTCTGGACCACAAAATTAATCATAAACCAGGCGATCACCGCCGCCCAAAGACCGGTTTTCACCCATTCCCATACAACTTCTTTCCGCTTTGACCGGATTTTGTGCTTCGTCTTTTCTACAGATGAACTTCCCACTGTTTCGCCCCTTTCTCCCAAGATCGTTTCGATACTGAAACGATTGTGTCTGTCCATAATATATTTCGATCGGGCAGGGGAAGATCCCCGGACACCATAAAAAGGAACCCCCCTTTTTTTCCCTTGAAATTCAGAAAGCCATCATCGGTGACTACGATGTAGTCCCGCACTTCTATATCAAGGATTGCCCCGACTTGATCAACTACTCGGTAATCCGGATATCCGCTTCCGAAACGTTCATGGTCAGCGTGGGGCGGTTGCGCACCGAGCTACCCTCAAAACTTGGGTATAGCCAAATAAAAACAGCTAGCCTATCCTCAGGGGAAGTTCCGATCAAGAAATCACCTCGCTCCCCGCAGGGAGGATAGGCCGTGGGAAAAGCAAAGCACGTTACAAAGAAAATGTCAAAGGTAATAAACCCGGAAATGAGTCCAGAAACGCACCAAGCCGATGGCCTCAACCCGAAAACCCGCGCTCTCCGGAGCGAGTTCCTCCGGGAAGGAGTCCGCAGAATACCACCCATAGCCAGCGTAGTGGCAGGGGAGGAGTTGATGGCCCCACACTACGCTACCCGGGTGCGGGACCGGAGAAAGGACGGGATGGCCGGTGGATGGCCCACTGGCCGGAGGAGTTCACCATTTGGCGGAAAAGAGACCTCTCCCGGAAACGCTATGTCTACTGGTGGGGTAGGGGAGTGTCCCTGCCTACCCGCAGGAAGGAGAGAACCGGTATCTTGGTGATCAGCGGAGCCGGCAAGGACGGGATCGAGGAAGTAACATTGATTTTGCTGCAAAAACTCATTTCAGCGAGGCCGCGTTGCCCTCAGCCCC
Proteins encoded in this region:
- the lepB gene encoding signal peptidase I — its product is MDRHNRFSIETILGERGETVGSSSVEKTKHKIRSKRKEVVWEWVKTGLWAAVIAWFMINFVVQSFFIPTSSMEPTIIPGQRILAAKFWYRFTDPQRGDIIVFREPAERSQGRARERLVKRVVGLPGERVRIENGQILINDQPLNEEFSERVYLAVGYYGSREVIVPEGTYYVLGDNSINSLDSRIWGFVPRNTILGRGFFTFWPLTRLGLLR
- a CDS encoding TIM barrel protein, whose amino-acid sequence is MPYWCLGNPIGDPFGPGVLDRIGSLGVTDILCAAKKEALIDYTAAHDCDLVSWNPHEPDDDLDPSSETSHTIKTIRDKLDSAGIRFKMISSNLHADPVFRNGGLANPDPRIRLLAARKVMRALRIGHTLGAEYFTYWVARDGFESQFAVPWDRTYQYIREGLNFARRYAVEKNLGYRGGTIEYKPNEPRGEMFLPTAGHALALISTLEEPDFWGCNPEVLQHDQMAGLSAVAATAFVASLGKLFFIHVGNQKPNQFDNDNPPLTGMDGVKEFISILYVLYKLDWPGYIEYDNHLLRTDAAPGTENAISLRRYYVELAVEAYRLAERKALDLFYDRELSGKQNALWNQSPEIADLLTGGNTENIASVTLDYQQLVQDRIRIGEMDLAANRRLLGY
- the folK gene encoding 2-amino-4-hydroxy-6-hydroxymethyldihydropteridine diphosphokinase; this translates as MAKQLNIAIVDVGSNIQPEKHLKLAKALIARHHRLLGKSSVVRTAPLGDPNQSDYLNCAWKIATVLDRESFKAFLKATEEQLGREKSSPPHAPRTIDLDLIVWNNQVVHRNFLERDFVRRYTLEIAPELADSLPAHPIPRS